A portion of the Segatella copri DSM 18205 genome contains these proteins:
- a CDS encoding FimB/Mfa2 family fimbrial subunit, whose translation MAHFLNNKCCKLVCISAIALTSLSSCMKDDITSCPTAKLSLKFDYTYNVKEADAFSAEVKNLNVYVFDKNGKFVDNYTESADKFETGHKMEITDLQAGKYTFVCLARDKQPAAMGTRAEDDDETEFSFTKLTPGISTINDLQEEMGKKNEEESVNDKHFTALYTAQDSLNFDGENDVQGKLSLMKCTKTYRVVMLPFEPDQEGFTAENFDVEIKGSAALLDYKGDKVKPKAITYLPYEKKLVENHSGKTEVEGEDVEKALVYDLSSSRMFETKDDNKSRAADGSSQYDDKRIVITDKRINKVIFNHSLPWFLSLCASDRYGKDWSDQQYLDRQDHYTLVFYVPAPSSTYSMDARIKVNNWVLNLQNADLGK comes from the coding sequence ATGGCACATTTCCTCAACAACAAATGTTGCAAGCTGGTTTGCATCTCAGCCATCGCACTCACTTCTCTTTCATCATGCATGAAAGATGATATCACGAGCTGCCCTACAGCTAAGTTGTCGCTCAAATTCGACTATACTTATAATGTGAAAGAGGCAGATGCTTTCTCTGCTGAGGTGAAGAACCTCAACGTTTATGTATTCGACAAGAACGGTAAGTTCGTAGATAACTATACCGAGTCGGCTGACAAGTTTGAAACAGGTCATAAGATGGAAATCACAGACCTGCAAGCAGGCAAGTATACCTTCGTCTGCCTGGCTCGTGACAAGCAGCCTGCCGCAATGGGAACAAGAGCCGAAGATGATGATGAGACCGAGTTTAGCTTTACTAAACTTACCCCAGGTATCTCTACCATCAACGACCTGCAAGAGGAAATGGGCAAAAAAAACGAAGAAGAATCCGTTAACGACAAGCACTTCACCGCCCTCTATACCGCACAAGACTCCCTCAACTTTGATGGAGAAAACGATGTGCAGGGAAAATTGAGTCTGATGAAGTGTACCAAGACATACCGCGTGGTGATGCTTCCATTCGAACCCGACCAGGAAGGATTCACAGCCGAAAACTTCGATGTAGAAATCAAAGGTTCCGCTGCCCTACTCGACTATAAGGGCGACAAGGTAAAGCCAAAGGCAATCACCTATCTTCCTTATGAGAAGAAACTGGTAGAAAACCACAGCGGCAAGACCGAGGTAGAAGGCGAAGACGTAGAAAAGGCGCTGGTTTACGACCTGTCATCATCACGTATGTTCGAAACCAAAGATGACAACAAGAGTCGCGCTGCCGACGGATCCAGCCAATATGATGACAAGCGCATCGTCATCACAGACAAGCGCATCAACAAAGTCATCTTCAACCACTCCCTGCCTTGGTTCCTCTCACTCTGTGCCAGCGACCGCTACGGCAAAGACTGGAGCGACCAGCAGTATCTGGACCGTCAGGACCATTACACCCTGGTATTCTACGTGCCAGCTCCAAGTTCTACCTACAGCATGGATGCAAGAATCAAGGTAAACAACTGGGTTCTGAATCTTCAGAATGCCGACCTGGGAAAATAA